One segment of Solanum lycopersicum chromosome 1, SLM_r2.1 DNA contains the following:
- the LOC101248332 gene encoding uncharacterized protein isoform X1, producing the protein MDGGSSNAPVQQLTAEAAAQLQEGIGLVLTRWTALQMAIENEWGGRDTREKSNQLNVDIFSAFTQSKEKVYMDDIEEILDEFMISLNTEVNDGSLEEVAEKLMYMHEECLEGDFNSIKVLRETNVGRRPATYVRQDASDDDDSSNDGDDRNENFGNNSSDMAIDSMESQPSLGQDMIVEPVRKQPAEVDPDGWTTVSTKRNKGRRN; encoded by the exons ATGGACGGCGGCAGCAGCAACGCACCAGTTCAGCAGCTGACGGCGGAGGCAGCTGCACAGCTACAGGAAGGTATCGGTTTGGTGTTAACTAGATGGACTGCTCTTCAGATGGCTATCGAGAACGAGTGGGGTGGCCGAGATACTCGTGAGAAATCCAATCAACTCAATGTTGACATTTTTTCCGCTTTTACACAATCCAAAG AAAAAGTATACATGGATGATATAGAAGAAATTCTAGATGAGTTCATGATATCTCTAAATACTGAAGTCAATGATGGCAGCCTTGAGGAG GTAGCAGaaaaattgatgtatatgcatGAAGAGTGTCTGGAAGGGGATTTCAATTCAATCAAAGTGCTAAGGGAAACAAATGTTGGGAGGAGACCTGCTACTTATGTCAGACAA GATGCTAGTGATGACGATGACAGTAGTAATGATGGGGATGACCGAAATGAGAACTTTGGCAATAATTCATCCGATATGGCAATTGATTCTATGGAAAGCCAGCCAAGTTTGGGTCAGGATATGATAGTTGAACCCGTGAGAAAGCAGCCAGCTGAAGTGGACCCAGACGGGTGGACGACAGTATCTACAAAGCGTAACAAAGGTAGAAGGAATTAA
- the LOC101248332 gene encoding uncharacterized protein isoform X2, whose amino-acid sequence MDGGSSNAPVQQLTAEAAAQLQEGIGLVLTRWTALQMAIENEWGGRDTREKSNQLNVDIFSAFTQSKEKVYMDDIEEILDEFMISLNTEVNDGSLEEVAEKLMYMHEECLEGDFNSIKVLRETNVGRRPATYVRQVSIPCYRHKVCFWAYQVFDRSNCMRIEVKVCGLCTCVARS is encoded by the exons ATGGACGGCGGCAGCAGCAACGCACCAGTTCAGCAGCTGACGGCGGAGGCAGCTGCACAGCTACAGGAAGGTATCGGTTTGGTGTTAACTAGATGGACTGCTCTTCAGATGGCTATCGAGAACGAGTGGGGTGGCCGAGATACTCGTGAGAAATCCAATCAACTCAATGTTGACATTTTTTCCGCTTTTACACAATCCAAAG AAAAAGTATACATGGATGATATAGAAGAAATTCTAGATGAGTTCATGATATCTCTAAATACTGAAGTCAATGATGGCAGCCTTGAGGAG GTAGCAGaaaaattgatgtatatgcatGAAGAGTGTCTGGAAGGGGATTTCAATTCAATCAAAGTGCTAAGGGAAACAAATGTTGGGAGGAGACCTGCTACTTATGTCAGACAAGTAAGCATCCCTTGTTATAGGCATAAGGTTTGCT TCTGGGCATATCAGGTATTTGACAGAAGTAACTGTATGAGAATTGAGGTGAAGGTTTGTGGGTTATGCACTTGTGTTGCTCGTTCTTAG
- the AGO4D gene encoding Argonaute 4D, which translates to MASSKDEATATKLDRHPMARQGTGSKGQKIRLLTNHFKVGMNNTDGHFFHYSVAINYEDGNPVEVKGVGRKILDKVHQTYSMELAGKDFAYDGEKSLFTIGALPGNKLEFDVVLEDVSSSRTDRGSPDGSPSDVDRKRSKKQPWSKAYKVVIKYAAKIPMQAIANALRGQDSEQYQEAVRVLDIILRQHAAKRGCLIVRQSFFHNEPRNFVDLGGGVSGCRGFHASFRATQGGLSLNMDVSTTMIVKPGAVIDFLLANQNAKEPYQIDWSKAKRMLKSLRIKTSPSNREYKITGLSDKPCNEQTFTLKQKNGDGGVQEVETTVYDYFTYHRRIPLQYSGELPCINVGKPKHPTFIPLELCTLVSLQRYTKALSNLQRASLVEKSRQKPQERMRALTDALKTSNYKADPLLGSAGISISDQFTQVDGRILPTPKLRVGDDQDLFPRNGRWNFNQKRLVEPVKLERWAAVNFSARCDVRKLCMDLQRCGKMKGIFISPPFQHIFEENQQYRRNPAPVRVEKMLEELKSKLPAPPQFLLCILPERKNSDLYGPWKKRNLADLGIVTQCIAPTKINDQYLTNVLLKINAKLGGMNSFLTTELSPTLPQISKVPTIIIGMDVSHGSPGRADAPSIAAVVSSRQWPFISRYRAAVCTQSPKLEMIDSLYKKVSDTVDEGLFRELLRDFYVSSKNVKPEHIIIFRDGVSESQFNQVINIELNQIIEACNHLEETWSPKFTVIVAQKNHHTRFFQTNSPDNVPPGTVIDNAVCHPKTNDFYMCAHAGPIGTTRPTHYHILHDEIGFSADDMQELVHSLSYVYQRSTTAISVVAPICYAHLAAAQVAQFIKFDEISEATSSHGGVSTAGSVLVPQLPRLHKNVRSSMFFC; encoded by the exons ATGGCCTCTTCAAAAGATGAAGCTACAGCAACAAAATTAGACCGTCATCCTATGGCTCGACAAGGAACTGGGTCCAAGGGACAGAAGATTCGCCTGCTCACCAACCATTTCAAAGTAGGGATGAACAACACTGATGGGCACTTCTTCCACTATAGC GTTGCTATAAACTATGAAGATGGAAACCCCGTAGAGGTGAAAGGAGTTGGAAGAAAAATCCTTGACAAGGTCCACCAAACATATTCAATGGAGCTAGCTGGCAAAGACTTTGCTTATGATGGGGAGAAGAGCTTGTTCACTATTGGTGCACTGCCTGGGAACAagttagagtttgatgttgtcCTGGAGGACGTCTCGTCATCTAG AACTGATCGAGGCAGCCCTGATGGGAGCCCAAGTGATGTTGATAGGAAAAGATCAAAGAAGCAGCCATGGTCAAAGGCATACAAAGTGGTAATTAAGTATGCTGCAAAAATACCAATGCAAGCCATTGCAAATGCACTCCGGGGACAAGATTCTGAGCAGTATCAAGAGGCAGTGAGAGTGCTTGATATAATTCTGAGGCAACATGCTGCCAAACG GGGCTGCCTTATTGTGCGCCAGTCTTTTTTTCACAATGAGCCTCGAAACTTTGTTGATCTTGGTGGAGGAGTTTCAGGATGCCGAGGTTTCCATGCAAGCTTCCGGGCCACGCAGGGAGGCCTTTCATTGAACATGG ATGTGTCAACCACAATGATTGTGAAGCCAGGAGCAGTGATTGATTTCCTTCTTGCCAATCAAAATGCAAAAGAACCTTACCAGATTGATTGGTCCAAG GCAAAGAGGATGCTGAAGAGTCTGAGGATCAAGACCAGCCCTTCAAATAGGGAATACAAAATCACCGGCCTCAGTGATAAGCCTTGCAATGAGCAGAC TTTCACGTTAAAGCAGAAAAATGGGGATGGGGGAGTGCAAGAGGTTGAGACGACCGTGTATGATTATTTCACTTATCATCGCCGTATTCCTTTACAATATTCTGGAGAACTCCCCTGCATTAACGTTGGGAAACCAAAGCACCCAACTTTTATTCCTCTTGAG CTATGCACTCTGGTGTCTCTGCAACGCTACACCAAGGCCCTGTCCAATCTACAAAGAGCTTCCCTTGTAGAAAAATCCCGACAAAAGCCCCAAGAGAGGATGAGAGCTTTGACCGAT GCCCTAAAGACCAGCAACTATAAGGCTGATCCTCTTCTTGGATCTGCTGGAATTTCGATCAGTGATCAGTTTACACAAGTTGATGGTCGTATCTTGCCAACTCCAAAG TTGAGGGTGGGGGATGATCAAGACTTGTTTCCTAGAAATGGAAGATGGAATTTTAACCAGAAG CGATTGGTTGAACCAGTCAAACTTGAGCGTTGGGCAGCTGTGAACTTTTCTGCCCGTTGTGATGTTCGTAAGCTTTGTATGGATCTACAAAGGTGTGGGAAAATGAAAGGAATT TTCATCAGTCCACCATTTCAGCATATCTTTGAGGAGAATCAGCAGTACAGGCGAAATCCTGCTCCTGTGAGAGTTGAGAAAATGCTAGAAGAATTAAAATCAAAACTTCCAGCTCCACCTCAGTTCCTTCTATGCATTCTTCCAGAGAGAAAGAACTCTGACCTCTATG GCCCCTGGAAGAAAAGGAATTTAGCTGATCTTGGAATTGTTACACAATGCATTGCTCCAACAAAGATCAATGATCAGTACCTTACCAATGTGCTCTTGAAAATCAATGCAAAG CTGGGTGGCATGAATTCCTTTTTGACTACAGAGCTTTCCCCTACACTACCTCAGATTTCCAAAGTCCCCACTATTATTATTGGGATGGATGTCTCTCATGGCTCACCTGGACGAGCAGATGCTCCATCCATTGCAGCG GTGGTCAGCTCTAGACAATGGCCCTTTATTTCACGCTATCGAGCAGCTGTTTGTACACAGTCACCCAAGCTGGAAATGATAGATTCTCTGTACAAGAAAGTATCAGATACCGTAGATGAGGGCCTTTTCAG GGAGCTGCTCAGGGACTTCTACGTTAGTTCTAAAAATGTGAAACCTGAGCATATCATCATCTTCAG AGATGGAGTAAGTGAGTCCCAGTTCAACCAAGTCATAAACATTGAGCTCAATCAGATTATCGAG GCCTGTAATCATCTGGAAGAAACTTGGTCTCCAAAGTTCACTGTCATTGTTGCACAAAAGAACCACCACACAAGATTTTTCCAGACCAACTCACCGGATAATGTTCCTCCTG GGACTGTGATTGACAATGCAGTTTGCCATCCAAAGACCAATGACTTCTACATGTGTGCTCATGCTGGACCTATT GGAACAACAAGACCTACACACTACCATATTCTGCATGATGAAATTGGATTCTCAGCAGATGACATGCAAGAGCTGGTCCATTCATTGTCTTATGT GTATCAGAGAAGTACCACAGCCATCTCTGTTG TTGCACCTATATGTTATGCCCACTTGGCAGCAGCACAGGTGGCACAGTTTATCaagtttgatgaaatttctGAGGCCACCTCGAGCCATGGTGGAGTTTCAACAGCTGGTAGTGTGCTAGTCCCTCAATTGCCTCGGCTTCACAAGAATGTTCGCAGTTCAATGTTCTTCTGCTAA
- the AGO4D gene encoding argonaute 4D isoform X1, producing the protein MYDFMRLLRMASSKDEATATKLDRHPMARQGTGSKGQKIRLLTNHFKVGMNNTDGHFFHYSVAINYEDGNPVEVKGVGRKILDKVHQTYSMELAGKDFAYDGEKSLFTIGALPGNKLEFDVVLEDVSSSRTDRGSPDGSPSDVDRKRSKKQPWSKAYKVVIKYAAKIPMQAIANALRGQDSEQYQEAVRVLDIILRQHAAKRGCLIVRQSFFHNEPRNFVDLGGGVSGCRGFHASFRATQGGLSLNMDVSTTMIVKPGAVIDFLLANQNAKEPYQIDWSKAKRMLKSLRIKTSPSNREYKITGLSDKPCNEQTFTLKQKNGDGGVQEVETTVYDYFTYHRRIPLQYSGELPCINVGKPKHPTFIPLELCTLVSLQRYTKALSNLQRASLVEKSRQKPQERMRALTDALKTSNYKADPLLGSAGISISDQFTQVDGRILPTPKLRVGDDQDLFPRNGRWNFNQKRLVEPVKLERWAAVNFSARCDVRKLCMDLQRCGKMKGIFISPPFQHIFEENQQYRRNPAPVRVEKMLEELKSKLPAPPQFLLCILPERKNSDLYGPWKKRNLADLGIVTQCIAPTKINDQYLTNVLLKINAKLGGMNSFLTTELSPTLPQISKVPTIIIGMDVSHGSPGRADAPSIAAVVSSRQWPFISRYRAAVCTQSPKLEMIDSLYKKVSDTVDEGLFRELLRDFYVSSKNVKPEHIIIFRDGVSESQFNQVINIELNQIIEACNHLEETWSPKFTVIVAQKNHHTRFFQTNSPDNVPPGTVIDNAVCHPKTNDFYMCAHAGPIGTTRPTHYHILHDEIGFSADDMQELVHSLSYVYQRSTTAISVVAPICYAHLAAAQVAQFIKFDEISEATSSHGGVSTAGSVLVPQLPRLHKNVRSSMFFC; encoded by the exons ATGTATGACTTCATGAG GTTATTACGAATGGCCTCTTCAAAAGATGAAGCTACAGCAACAAAATTAGACCGTCATCCTATGGCTCGACAAGGAACTGGGTCCAAGGGACAGAAGATTCGCCTGCTCACCAACCATTTCAAAGTAGGGATGAACAACACTGATGGGCACTTCTTCCACTATAGC GTTGCTATAAACTATGAAGATGGAAACCCCGTAGAGGTGAAAGGAGTTGGAAGAAAAATCCTTGACAAGGTCCACCAAACATATTCAATGGAGCTAGCTGGCAAAGACTTTGCTTATGATGGGGAGAAGAGCTTGTTCACTATTGGTGCACTGCCTGGGAACAagttagagtttgatgttgtcCTGGAGGACGTCTCGTCATCTAG AACTGATCGAGGCAGCCCTGATGGGAGCCCAAGTGATGTTGATAGGAAAAGATCAAAGAAGCAGCCATGGTCAAAGGCATACAAAGTGGTAATTAAGTATGCTGCAAAAATACCAATGCAAGCCATTGCAAATGCACTCCGGGGACAAGATTCTGAGCAGTATCAAGAGGCAGTGAGAGTGCTTGATATAATTCTGAGGCAACATGCTGCCAAACG GGGCTGCCTTATTGTGCGCCAGTCTTTTTTTCACAATGAGCCTCGAAACTTTGTTGATCTTGGTGGAGGAGTTTCAGGATGCCGAGGTTTCCATGCAAGCTTCCGGGCCACGCAGGGAGGCCTTTCATTGAACATGG ATGTGTCAACCACAATGATTGTGAAGCCAGGAGCAGTGATTGATTTCCTTCTTGCCAATCAAAATGCAAAAGAACCTTACCAGATTGATTGGTCCAAG GCAAAGAGGATGCTGAAGAGTCTGAGGATCAAGACCAGCCCTTCAAATAGGGAATACAAAATCACCGGCCTCAGTGATAAGCCTTGCAATGAGCAGAC TTTCACGTTAAAGCAGAAAAATGGGGATGGGGGAGTGCAAGAGGTTGAGACGACCGTGTATGATTATTTCACTTATCATCGCCGTATTCCTTTACAATATTCTGGAGAACTCCCCTGCATTAACGTTGGGAAACCAAAGCACCCAACTTTTATTCCTCTTGAG CTATGCACTCTGGTGTCTCTGCAACGCTACACCAAGGCCCTGTCCAATCTACAAAGAGCTTCCCTTGTAGAAAAATCCCGACAAAAGCCCCAAGAGAGGATGAGAGCTTTGACCGAT GCCCTAAAGACCAGCAACTATAAGGCTGATCCTCTTCTTGGATCTGCTGGAATTTCGATCAGTGATCAGTTTACACAAGTTGATGGTCGTATCTTGCCAACTCCAAAG TTGAGGGTGGGGGATGATCAAGACTTGTTTCCTAGAAATGGAAGATGGAATTTTAACCAGAAG CGATTGGTTGAACCAGTCAAACTTGAGCGTTGGGCAGCTGTGAACTTTTCTGCCCGTTGTGATGTTCGTAAGCTTTGTATGGATCTACAAAGGTGTGGGAAAATGAAAGGAATT TTCATCAGTCCACCATTTCAGCATATCTTTGAGGAGAATCAGCAGTACAGGCGAAATCCTGCTCCTGTGAGAGTTGAGAAAATGCTAGAAGAATTAAAATCAAAACTTCCAGCTCCACCTCAGTTCCTTCTATGCATTCTTCCAGAGAGAAAGAACTCTGACCTCTATG GCCCCTGGAAGAAAAGGAATTTAGCTGATCTTGGAATTGTTACACAATGCATTGCTCCAACAAAGATCAATGATCAGTACCTTACCAATGTGCTCTTGAAAATCAATGCAAAG CTGGGTGGCATGAATTCCTTTTTGACTACAGAGCTTTCCCCTACACTACCTCAGATTTCCAAAGTCCCCACTATTATTATTGGGATGGATGTCTCTCATGGCTCACCTGGACGAGCAGATGCTCCATCCATTGCAGCG GTGGTCAGCTCTAGACAATGGCCCTTTATTTCACGCTATCGAGCAGCTGTTTGTACACAGTCACCCAAGCTGGAAATGATAGATTCTCTGTACAAGAAAGTATCAGATACCGTAGATGAGGGCCTTTTCAG GGAGCTGCTCAGGGACTTCTACGTTAGTTCTAAAAATGTGAAACCTGAGCATATCATCATCTTCAG AGATGGAGTAAGTGAGTCCCAGTTCAACCAAGTCATAAACATTGAGCTCAATCAGATTATCGAG GCCTGTAATCATCTGGAAGAAACTTGGTCTCCAAAGTTCACTGTCATTGTTGCACAAAAGAACCACCACACAAGATTTTTCCAGACCAACTCACCGGATAATGTTCCTCCTG GGACTGTGATTGACAATGCAGTTTGCCATCCAAAGACCAATGACTTCTACATGTGTGCTCATGCTGGACCTATT GGAACAACAAGACCTACACACTACCATATTCTGCATGATGAAATTGGATTCTCAGCAGATGACATGCAAGAGCTGGTCCATTCATTGTCTTATGT GTATCAGAGAAGTACCACAGCCATCTCTGTTG TTGCACCTATATGTTATGCCCACTTGGCAGCAGCACAGGTGGCACAGTTTATCaagtttgatgaaatttctGAGGCCACCTCGAGCCATGGTGGAGTTTCAACAGCTGGTAGTGTGCTAGTCCCTCAATTGCCTCGGCTTCACAAGAATGTTCGCAGTTCAATGTTCTTCTGCTAA